The genomic DNA ATGCTCAGTAAGTAATAGCTAAGTGGGCTTGGTGAGTTCTCAGCAGCATAGAAGAGATAAGGGTATGCTTGTTCACTTTGATTGTTCACAATCAGTGCGAGCCCTAAGCTTATATTGGCAATATTACAGCGTGGATTCTTTTCAAAAGCTTCTTTAGCGTAACTAAGTGCCAACCGTTTATCTTCACTGCTGCTGGTATTTAAAGAATTCATCGATGATATGTAAGAAAACAAAGCCTCAAGTAAGTAATTATCTCTGCCTTGTCTTTTAATCATCTCAAGTTCAGATGATAACCCTTTGAAACTTTCAGCACCTTTACCTTGATAAAAAAGAGAAATACCTTTTGAGATAGCCTGCCAATCATTGTAATTTTCTACCGAGGTTACCCTGTGGTTAGCAAAACTGTAGTCAGATGTTGTTGGAGATATGGTGGCTTTTAACGAAAGAACAAGATCGCCAATTGCTGAAAAGAAATTATCTTTAGTAAAAGTGACATCAAGTTTTTTTATTTCACCTGAGTGTGAAGGTATATCAATAAGAAGCTTAAGGTGATATCCCTTTTTAGTCTCTTTAATCCAGCCCTTGAGTGAAATAGCGTCTGGCGTTAACTGTTTTCTTGCCGCAGGCGTAAGCTGAGAATAGTGATAACCCACAATATTGTTTGATGAGTTAAGGCCAAAGAAAAGGTAGTTATAGACATTGCGGGCGACAGTGAGATCTTTATTTTGGTCTAATTCAATGTCGTGAAATATAACAGGGGTAATTTTATTATTTTCGCTTGCTGTCTGGTTGA from Photobacterium sanguinicancri includes the following:
- a CDS encoding transcriptional regulator, with the protein product MPSAVSYRLGTDSKVIFIPEQNRLIIDEDGHSEERHLEPLQARMLSFFIQHKGNVQNARTIAEAVWDRSQVSDNLVRQVISQLRSQLNDKERPYSIIKTIPKQGYLFDREVIEQEIPNRTPSDSLPDNLLGNLQENTPEKSLKDPALTSSQPYPPKAKTNTVKTTQPMKHLMIFSIIIAVILTISTGITYFSKSNNAGINQTASENNKITPVIFHDIELDQNKDLTVARNVYNYLFFGLNSSNNIVGYHYSQLTPAARKQLTPDAISLKGWIKETKKGYHLKLLIDIPSHSGEIKKLDVTFTKDNFFSAIGDLVLSLKATISPTTSDYSFANHRVTSVENYNDWQAISKGISLFYQGKGAESFKGLSSELEMIKRQGRDNYLLEALFSYISSMNSLNTSSSEDKRLALSYAKEAFEKNPRCNIANISLGLALIVNNQSEQAYPYLFYAAENSPSPLSYYLLSIADQQANNPKGAEYNYQRFNRLSKGQKSQLAELKASLQKSNLFPTAKQVD